The Streptomyces sp. NBC_00435 nucleotide sequence TTACCTGCAGACCCTGGCCCACGAGGGCCGGCAGCTCGCCGACACCGCCGAACGTGCCGGTGCGGAAGCCGTGGTGCCCACCTGCCCCGAGTGGCGGGTCGCCGATCTGCTGCGCCACACCGGTTCGGTGCACCGCTGGGCGACCGGGTACGTGGCGGAGGGCCTGAGCGGGCGGGCGCCCTTCCCCGATGCCCCGGAACTGGTGGGCGAAGAGCTGCTCGCCTGGTTCCGGGAGGGCCACGCGACGCTCGTGCGCACCCTGACCGGGGCGCCGGCCGACACCCGGTGCTGGACGTTCCTGCCGACGGCGCCGCCCTCCCCGCTGGCCTTCTGGGCACGGCGCCAGGCGCACGAGACCACCATGCACCGGATGGATGCGGAGGCGGCACTCGGCACCGGGTTCGGGGCGGTGGAGCCCGCTTTCGCGCAGGACGGGGTGGACGAGCTGCTCACCGGCTTCCACGCGCGGCCGCAGAGCCGGGTCCGGACGGCGGAGCCCCGCGTGATGCGGGTGCGGGCCTCCGACACGGGCGCGGTGTGGACCGTACACCTGTCGCCGGAACCGGCGCGCACGGTGCGCGGGGACGAGGACGGCGGGGTGGCCGACTGCACTCTGACGGGTGAGGCGGCCTGGCTCTACTCGGCGCTGTGGAACCGGCGGCCGCTGACCGGGCCGGGCGTCACGGGTGACGCGGAACTGGCGCGGCTCTGGGCGGACACCGCCGGGATCTGAACCGCCGGGACGGGATCCGAACCGCCGGGATCCGAACCACCGGGATCCGAACCACCGGCCGGAGGCACCCTTGTGGCAGTGCGGGTCCGCGGTGAGACTGCCGGCATGGAGCGACGGAGCCAGGCGGATCGGGACGCGATCACCATCGAGATCGTCTACGCCTTCATCAGCGGCGGCTTCGCCGCCGGCCTCGTCTTCGCCGCGGTGTACGGTCCTGCCCTGGCCTTCGACCTCTCCCCCACGACCGGCCGGACCCTGGCGGTCGTGGGCGGCGTCCTCGGTGCGACGGCTTTCGTCCTGCGGGCCGCCCACGTCCTGTGGCGCCTCCCCCACCGCCCGGGGAACGACGGCCGCTAGGACGGGGGCACACTGCTCGTGGGCACCGTCCGTCCCCCCGAACCCGCCCCGGGCGCACCTGGGAACGCCCAGAGCACTACGCCGCCGTCCTCCCGGACGGCGCCGCCTTCGAGTTCCACCCGGCCCGCTCCGATCGCGGGACCGGCGCCCCGCGGGCCGGGTCAGCCCAGGCCGGACGCGTACGCCGTCTGGGGACGGTACTTCCAACTGGGCTGGGCGTTCCAGGGGTTCGGCATCCGGGTGCTGGTGGCATAGGCGTAGCCAGCGCCGCGTTCGAAGGCCGTACGGAGCGTGGTGCGCATCGCGGCGACGTCCGGGACGTCGTGGACCAGGTGCCAGAACGCGGTACCGCTCGGGTCCAGTTCGGCGCCCGAACGGTAGCCGGTCAGCGCATTGAAGACGTTGCCGCCGAGCCAGCCGCCGCCCGCGTAGGCCGCGTACGTGTCCTCGAAGGTGACGAAGACGTCGGCGGTGCGGTGCCCGGGCTCCAGGTAGCAGTCGGCGATGGCCGTGCCCGGGTTGTTGACGACCAGGTCCGCGGCGCCGGGTGCGACCGCTTCCATGGTGTCCTGGACGTAGCGCCGCAGCTCCGCGTAGTGGTCGCGGGTGGCGTTGCCCGGGCCGCAGTCGCGGCTGACGACGTCGAAGAAGATGCCGTCCACGTGGAGGCGCCCGTCACCGCCGTCAGCGGGCTTGAGGTAGTTGTCCACGGAGGCCTTGACGGCGGCGAGGTCGCGGTTGCCGTGGTCGGTGTGGACGTAGCCCAGCACCTTGGTCCTCTCACCGGTGGCGGTGGTGCCGGTGCGCAGGGCGTCGGCCCGGGCTCTCCAGGAGGCGTCGAACGGGGAGTCCCCGTTGCCCGGATTGAGGACCACCACGGAGGCGGCCGGACCGGTGGCGGTGAGGTCGACGAGCATCGGGTCGTTCGCCCACACGTAGGCCGGGACGGCTATCTCCAGGCCCCGTACGCCGGGCGCCCGGGGCGTCGGTCTCACCTGGGGGGTGGGCGCGGGCGCCGGCGCGGTCGGCGCGGCCCGCACCGGGCCCGGGCTCGCCGACGCGGTGACCGCGGGCGCCGGCGCGGCGAGTAAGAGGGTGGCGAGCACGGCGTAAACGGCCTTCGCGACGCGGGTCATGACTGCTCCTCGGGCCACGGCGGGTGCCGGGGCGGATGCGGGGGCCAGGGGGTGGCACGGGAACACGACCCGAGGAACACTAGACGGGCGGCCGGGCGCACCAGGGCCGAATCCTCCGCTTCGGTACGAGGAACTGACAAGCGAACTTTCGCCCTTTCGCGGCCCGCTCCTCACCCCCTCGCCGGCCACCACCCCGGCCGCCTCGTCACACCGCGGGCAGCCCGACCCCGTGCGCCAGCTGGTCGGCCGCGTGCGTGAAGAAGGTGGCGCGGTCCTCGACGACGCGGGTGAACTGGCCGAACAGCTCGAAGGAGATCAGCCCGAAGAGTTGCGCCCAGGCGGCGACCAGTGCGGCGGCGACCTCGGGGGGCAGGCCCTCGGCGAAGTCCCCGGCCATCCGGACGGCTTCGGGCCGCAGCTCGGCGGGGAGCGGCGGGAGGGCGACGCCGCGGCCCTCGTAGGCGGCCCGGACGATGCCGATGAAGGCATTGCCCACGCGGGAGGCCGGGCCGATGGTGTCGGCCGGGGCCGTGTAGCCGGGGACGGGTGAGCCGTAGATGAGCGCGTACTCGTGCGGATGGTCCAGCGCCCAGGTGCGGACGGCCTCGCAGACCGAGATCCAGCGGGCGCGGGGCGCGGCGCCGGCGGTGAGCGAACGGACGTCGGCCGCCTCGGCGGCGGCGCCGACGCTGTCGTAGGCGTCGACGATGAGCGCGGTGAGCAGCTCGTCGCGGCTGGGGAAGTAGCGGTAGAGGGCGGAGGAGACCATGCCCAGTTCGCGGGCGACCGCGCGCAGCGAGAGTTTGGCGGCGCCCTCGGCCGCGAGCGCGCGGCGCGCCTCGTCCTTGATGGCGGCGGTGACTTCGATGCGGGCTCGTTCCCTGGCCCCTCGCACGGTGCTCATGGGGATCAGTGTGCCACGCGGCGAGAGCACTGCCCAAAAAGCGGAGCAGCGCTCCATTTAGAGAGCACTGCTCTTGTTTTGGAGCGCCGATCCGTGCACACTGATCTCAAACGAGAGCACTGCTCTCCAGAACTCCTCCGGAGGCTGCCATGAACACGCCCGCCCCGTACTACATGCAGGCCAGCCCGCTCGGCACCCGTTTCAACGCCCTCCTCGGCAAGCTCGCCCGCATCGGCATCAGCCTGGCCGGAACCGCCGAGCTCTCGGTGCGCGGCCGCACCTCCGGCCAGATGCAGCGGATCCCGGTGAACCCGTACACCCAGGACGGCACCCAGTACCTGGTCTCCGCCCGCGGCCACTCCCAGTGGGTGCGCAACATGCGGGCGGCGGGCGGCGGCGAGCTCCGCGTGGGCCGCAAGGTGCGCGCCTTCACCGTCTCCGAGCTCACCGACCCCGCCGAGAAGGCCGTCGTCCTGCGCGGCTACCTGAAGAAGTGGGGCTGGGAGGTCAACCGGTTCTTCAAGGGGATCACCGTGAACTCCTCGGAGTCCGAGCTCCAGGCGGCCGCCACCGACCACCCGGTCTTCCGCATCACGGTCGCCCCCTGACCACGCTCCCCTGCCGCGTCCCCGGACCGCATCCCCGGACCGGCCCCCCGAAAACGCGGCGGCGGCCTCGCCGGCACACCCGGCAAGACCGCCACACTCCGCACCCGATGCTCCCGCTCCCCCCCTGCCGGGAAGCCGGTCTCAGCCCTGGTCCCCGGCCCTGCCCCGGCTTCGCGCCTGCCTGGCGTCGAGCAGGTGCAGCCCCTTGCGCGCCAGCGGGTACATGCGCACCATGTCGGCCAGCGTCATCGAGCCCCGGGTGATCCGGGCGAAGGCCAGCCACGCGGGCCGGAAGCCGGTGATCGCCGCGTGCAGCAGCCTCGGCTTGGCCTCGAACACGGTCAGCATCCGCTTGCCGACGCCCATCTCCACACCCAGCCCGGCCTTGACGGCGAAGGCGTAGTTGAGGGCCTGGCGGCGCGCGTCCACCGCGTCCTGCGCCTCGGAGATCTTCACGGCCCACTCCCCGGCGAGCCGCCCCGAACGCAGCGCGAAGGAGATGCCCTCCCGGGTCCACGGCTCCAGCAGTCCGGCCGCGTCACCCGCGACCAGCACCCGCCCGCGCGAGAGCGGCGATCCGGGCTTGCGGCAGCGGGTCAAGTGCCCCGAGGAGACGGCGGGTTCGAAACCGGAGAGGCCCAGCCTGGCGATGAAGTCGTCCAGGTACCGCTTGGTGGCGGCGCCTTCGCCCTTCGCCGAGATCACCCCGACGGTGAGGGTGTCCCCCTTGGGGAAGACCCAGCCGTAGCTGCCGGGCAGCGGGCCCCAGTCGATGAGGACCCGGCCCTTCCAGTCCGCGGCGACCGTGTCCGGCACGGGGATCTCCGCTTCGAGGCCGAGGTCGACCTGCTCCATCTCGACCCCGACGTGCGCGCCGATCCGGCTCGCGCTCCCGTCCGCGCCGACCACGGCGCGGGCCAGCACCGTCTCACCGTCGGCGAGTACCACCGCGACGGTCCGCCGGTCGGGCACGGACGCGCCGTGCTGTTCGACCCGCGACACCGCCGTACCCGTACGGACCGTCGCGCCGGCCTTCTCCGCCTCGGCGACCAGCGCCGCGTCGAACTCGGGCCGGTTGATCAGCCCGAACAGCATCTGCTTCGAGCGCCGGGTCCGGTGGAACCTCCCCTCGAGCGAGAAGGTGACCGCGTGGATGCGGTCCTTGAAGGGCAGCACGAAACCCGGCGGCAGCGCATCTCGGGAGGGGCCGATGATGCCTCCACCGCAGGTCTTGTACCGGGGCAGTTCTGCCTTCTCCAGCAGCAGGACCCGCCGTCCGGCGGTCGCCGCCGCGTACGCGGCCGAGGACCCGGCGGGGCCGGCCCCGACCACGACCACGTCCCACACCTCGCCGGCCTCGCCGGCCTCGCCGGCCGCCGCGGCCACTTCCGCGTCCGCCCCCTGAGCGGCCTGCCCTGCTGCCGCGTCGCGTACGCCGCCGCTGTCGCTCTCGTCGCTGCTCACGATGTGCTGCTGCTCCTGATCATGCGGTTCATGCCGTTGCTCCGATGCCGGGGAAATCCTACGGCGCGAGAGCGACTGCCCCGTTGTGCGAGGATCGGGAGAGTCTTTTGCCGTAGCCCGCATACGCCCACCCCGCGAATGCGGGACGCGTACACGTACACCAACGTCGCACCCAAGAGGAGCGTGCCCATGCCGTCTCATCCGATCGCCGAGACCGTCGCCTCGCTGATGCCCCGCGCCAAGCAGGAGCTGTCCGAGCTGGTGGCTTTCCAGTCGGTGGCGGACTGGGCACAGTTCCCCCAGAGCGAGAGCCAGGCCGCCGCGAACTGGGTGGCCGACGCGCTGCGCACCGAGGGCTTCGAGGACGTGGCGCTGCTCGACACCCCGGACGGCACCCAGTCGGTGTACGGGTTCCTGCCCGGCCCGGCGGACGCCCCGACCGTTCTGCTGTACGCGCACTACGACGTACAGCCCCCGCTGGACGACGCGGCCTGGGTCTCCCCCGCCTTCGAGCTGACCGAGCGCGACGGTCGCTGGTACGGCCGCGGTACCGCCGACTGCAAGGGCGGGTTCATCCTGCACCTGCTCGCGCTGCGCGCCCTGAAGGCCAACGGCGGCGTCCCGGTGAACGTGAAGGTGATCGTCGAGGGTTCCGAGGAGCAAGGCACCGGCGGGCTCCAGCAGTACGCGAGCGCCCATCCCCAACTGCTGGCCGCCGACGCCGTCGTGATCGGTGACGCGGGCAACTTCCGTACGGGTCTGCCCACGGTCACCGCGACCCTGCGCGGGATGTGCCTGCTGAAGGTCAAGATCGACACCCTGGGCGGCAATCTGCACTCCGGCATGTTCGGCGGTGCCGCCCCCGACGCGATGGCCGCTCTGATCCAGCTGCTGGCCTCGCTGCGCGCGCCCGACGGGTCGACCACGGTCGACGGGCTGTCCTCGGACGCGGTGTGGGAGGGACTCCAGTACCCGGAGGCCGATTTCCGTTCCGACGCGAAGGTGCTGGACGGGGTCGAGCTGATCGGCGGGGGCGCGATCGCGGACCGGATCTGGGCCCGCCCCGCGGTCACCGTGCTGGCCATCGACTCCCCTCCGCTGGTCGGTGCGACCCCGTCGGTGCACGCGAGCGCGGGCGCGCTGGTGAGCCTGCGGGTGCCGCCGGGCGTGGACACCACGGACGCGATCAAGCTGCTGGAGGCGCACCTGGTCGCGCACACCCCGTGGAAGGCACACCTGGAGCTCGAAGTCGTCGGCCAGGGCCAGCCGTTCCAGGCGGACACCGACAGCCCGGCGTACGCGTCGATGGCCGAGGCCATGGCGGTGGCCTACCCGGGCCAGGAGATGCAGATCAGCGGCATGGGCGGGTCGATCCCGCTGTGCAACACGCTGACGTCTCTCTACCCGGAGGCGGAGATGCTGCTCATCGGCCTGAGCGAGCCGGAGGCGCAGATCCACGCGGTGAACGAGAGCGTCTCCCCGGAGGAGCTCGAGCGACTGTCGGTCACGGAGGCGCTCTTCCTCCTCAACTACGCCGCGTCCAAGCGCGCCTGACGCCGTGTCGGTGGTTCTCCCCGGCGGCCGGCCGAAGGCCGTCGGGGGGGGGGCTGCTGGGGAGCTGTTGGGGAGCTGTTGGGGCTCCGCTGCGGGCGAACTCCGCTCTCGGCGCAGCACCACCCGAGGCGTGATCCGCCCGGTTACGTTCGGGGCATGGATCTCGTCGAAGTCATCCCCGAACGGCTCCACATGCTCCGCTTCCCCATCGGCCAGGCCTATCTCTGGCGCGATGGAGGGGCCCTGACCCTGATCGACGCGGGCCACGCCGGATCGGCGGCCGCGATCGAGGGGGCGATACGTTCCCTCGGGCTGCGGCCGGAGCGGCTGGAGCGGATCGTCCTCACCCACTGCCACGGTGACCACACCGGCGGCGCGGGCGAACTCGCCGCCCGCTGGGGCGCGGAGGTGCTGGCGCACGTACTGGACGCGCCGGTGATCCGCGGGGAGCGGCCGGTCCCGGAGCCCGTACTGCTGGACTGGGAACTCCCTTTGTACACACACGCCCTGGCGAACCTCCCTGAGGCGCCGGCGACCCGGGTGGACCGGGAGCTCGTGGACGGCGAGGTACTCCCCTTCGGCGACGGCGCGGTCGTCGTCCACGCCCCGGGCCACACCCCGGGCAGCATCGGTGTCCACCTCCCGGCGCACGGCGTGCTGTTCACGGGCGACTGCGTCGCAGCCGTCGGCCAGGTGATGCTGGGCGTCTTCAACGTCGACCGTGCCGGGGCCGTCGACACCTTCCGGCGGCTGGCCTCCCTGTCACCCTCGGTGGCCTGCTTCGGCCACGGCGACCCCCTGACCTCGGACACCGCGGCCGTCCTGCTGGCGGCGGCGGAGGCGGCGTCCGCCGATCCGACGGACGTCACCTGAGCTCCAGCCCTACCGGGGGGCGCCTGCACCGCGCCGGGGGCGGGCGCCGCCTGCGCGGACGGTCACCGGGTCACGGCTCCCGGCACGGCGCAGCACAGGACAGGACAGGACAGGACAGGACAGCACTAGGGAACAGGCTGTCCTGCCTCCAGGTACGCCGCCCGCCCCCGGTCCCGCGCCCGCAGGGCCCACCGGAGCCGCTCGTACCGCGCCCGCGGCAGCAGTTCCGCGGCCTCCTCCTCCGTCACGAACCGCCATGCCCGCAGCTCCGGTCCGGGCAGCCGCAGCGTCGCGGCCCGCGCCGCCGGGAGCCGACCGCCGTCGAACAGCAGCCGCAGTCCCCCGTACCCCGCCGGGGGCCCGGGCGGCTCCCAGTCCACGACCAGGAGTTCCGGGAGCCGCTCCAGTACGAGTCCCAGCTCCTCCTCGACCTCCCGGACCCCGGCGCACGCCGGTGCCTCGCCCGCCTCGACGACTCCGCCGGGGAACTCCCACCCCGCCTTGTACGTCGGATCCACCAGCAGCACCCGGTCCTCGTCGTCGAAGAGCAGTACCCCGGCCGCCACCGTCTCGCGCGTCGGCTGCGGGGTCTGCACGATGTCGCAGACCCGGGCCGCGTCGGTGCGTACGGCCTCGGCGATCCGCTCCGCCGTCTCCCGTACGGTCAGGGTCCCGTTGTCGATGACGTGCGCGTCGGCCGTCAGCCAGCCCAACGCGTGCTGGTAGACCGGTATGTGGTCGTAGGCCCACTGCCGCACCCGCAGGTCCACGTCCGCCGCGGAGCCGGGCTCCTCACGGGTCGCGATCCGCTCCCGAAGGATCGTTTCCTCCGGGGCCAGCAGCACGTGCCGCACCGGGATCCTGCGCGCCGCGAGCCCGCCGAAGATCTCGTCCCGGTACTCCTGGCGGAGCAGCGTCATCGGAACCACCAGCACCCCGCCCAGCTCCCCGAGCATCGCCGCGGCCGTGTCCACGACGAGCCGCCGCCAGCTCGGCAGGTCCTGGTAGTCGGACACCTCCGCGAGCCGTTTGCGCGGGAGGAGCACGCGCAGCGCGTCGCCGATGAACTCCGGGTCGAACAAGGTGCTGTCCGGCAGCAGACCGGTCAGTTCACGTGCCGTGCTGCTCTTCCCGGCGCTGAAAGTGCCGTTGATCCAGACAATCACGTCTACCCCTCTCCCGATGCCCCCAAGGGCTTGCCCGCACCACCCTGCCACGGAAACCCCACCGCCCCGCCGAGTGCTTATCCTCAAGGTCAGGGCCCTGTCCACACCGCCGGGCCCGCACCGCCACAGCGCTCGCCCACCCGGAGGTTCGACCCGTGCCGCACACCCGCCGCCCGCCCGAGCCCCGCTACGGCAACCGGCCGACCATGAAGGACGTGGCGGCCCGGGCCGGCGTGGGCCTGAAGACGGTGTCGCGCGTGGTCAACGGCGAGCCCGGAGTCACCCCGGACACCGAGAAGCGGGTCCAGGACGCCATCGACGCGCTCGGATTCCGCCGCAACGACAGCGCGCGGGTCCTGCGCAAGGGCCGTACCGCCACCGTCGGCCTGGTCCTGGAGGACCTCTCCGACCCCTTCTACGGGCCCCTCAACCGAGCCGTGGAGGAGGTGGCCCGCGCCCACGGCGCGCTGCTCATCAACGGCTCGAGCGCCGAGGACCCGGAGCGGGAGCGGGAGTTGGCGCTCGCGCTGTGCGCCCGCCGGGTGGACGGCCTCGTGGTCATCCCGGCCGGGGACGACCACCGTTATCTGGAGCCGGAGATCCGGGCCGGGGTGGCCACGGTGTTCGTGGACCGCCCGGCGGGCCGGATCGACGCGGACGTCGTCCTGTCCGACAGCTTCGGCGGTGCCCGGGACGGAGTGGCCCACCTGATCGCGGGCGGCCACCGCCGGATCGGCTTCATCGGCGACCATCCGCACATCCACACGGCGACCGAGCGGCTACGGGGCTACCGCGCGGCAATGGCCGATGCCGGTCTGCCGGTCGCCGAATCCTGGATCTCCCTCGGCGCGACGGCCCCGGAGCGCGTCTCGGCCGCCGCCCGCTCGATGCTCGCCGGCCCGGCCCCGGTCACCGCCCTCTTCGCCGGCAACAACCGCGTGACGGTCACGGCCGTACGCGTGCTGGCGGCCCTGCCCCGCCCGGTGGCACTGGTCGGCTTCGACGACTTCGAACTCGCCGACCTCCTCAGTCCCGGCATCACCGTGATCGCCCAGGACGCGGCGGCCCTGGGCCGGGTGGCCACGGACCGCCTCTTCCAACGCCTCGCGGGCGCGGACCTCGCCCCGGCCCGGATCGAGCTCCCCACCCGTCTGATCCCCCGCGGCTCGGGCGAGATCCCGCCGGAGACCACCGGATGAGTCCGCGCGGCACGGGGACGGCCGTGTGCAGCGTCGCGGCACGGGCCGAACCGAAAGGCCCGGCCGGGGGCAGACCGGCCGGGCCTCGTACGGGGGCTGTCGGAACCCGACCGCTCAGGCGGTCGCCGTCAGCGTCGCCGAGCGGCGCGGGATGGCGAAGGCGTCGAGCTCCGCGCGGGTCAGACCGGTGAGGGCGGTGACCTCCTCGGTGCCGACGGCTCCGCAGTCGAGGCCGCGGACCAGATAGCCGGCCAGCGCCTTCGCGGTGGCCGGCTCGTCCATGACGTCGCCCTCGATCTTGGCGACGTACGCCTTCAGGCGTGCGGCGGCGGTCTCCAGGCCCTCGCGGTAGAAGACGAAGACGGCCGCGTAGCGGGTCGGCAGGTGCGCCGGGTGCATGTCCCAGCCCTGGTAGTAGGCACGGGCCAGGGCACGCCGGGTGAGGCCGTAGTGCAGCTTCCAGGCCTCGTGGACGTGCTCGGTGGTGCCGATCGGCAGGACGTTGGTCGAGCCGTCGGAGACGCGTACGCCGGTGCCGGCGGCCGCGACCTGCATGATCGCCTTGGCGTGGTCGGCGGCGGGGTGGTCGCTCGACTGGTAGGCGGCGGAGACGCCGACGCAGGCGCTGTAGTCGAAGGTGCCGTAGTGCAGGCCGGTGGCGCGGCCCTTGGAGGCCTCGATCATCCGGGCGACCGCGGCGGTGCCGTCGGAGGCGAGGATGGACTGGCTGGTCTCGATCTGGATCTCGAAGCCGATCCGGCCCGGGCGCAGGCCGCGGGCGGTCTCGAAGGCCTCCAGCAGCTTGACGAAGGCGGTGACCTGCTCGGGGTACGTGACCTTGGGCAGGGTCAGGACGAGGCCCTCGGGCAGGCCTCCGTGGGCCAGCAGGCCGGAGAGGAAGATGTCGGTGGTCCGGATGCCGCGGTCGCGGACGTTGGACTCCATGCACTTCATGCGGATGCCCATGTACGGGGCGTTCGTGCCGTTGGAGAAGGCTTCGGCGACGAGGCG carries:
- a CDS encoding maleylpyruvate isomerase family mycothiol-dependent enzyme — encoded protein: MEIINYLQTLAHEGRQLADTAERAGAEAVVPTCPEWRVADLLRHTGSVHRWATGYVAEGLSGRAPFPDAPELVGEELLAWFREGHATLVRTLTGAPADTRCWTFLPTAPPSPLAFWARRQAHETTMHRMDAEAALGTGFGAVEPAFAQDGVDELLTGFHARPQSRVRTAEPRVMRVRASDTGAVWTVHLSPEPARTVRGDEDGGVADCTLTGEAAWLYSALWNRRPLTGPGVTGDAELARLWADTAGI
- a CDS encoding DUF6332 family protein; protein product: MERRSQADRDAITIEIVYAFISGGFAAGLVFAAVYGPALAFDLSPTTGRTLAVVGGVLGATAFVLRAAHVLWRLPHRPGNDGR
- a CDS encoding spherulation-specific family 4 protein, with the protein product MTRVAKAVYAVLATLLLAAPAPAVTASASPGPVRAAPTAPAPAPTPQVRPTPRAPGVRGLEIAVPAYVWANDPMLVDLTATGPAASVVVLNPGNGDSPFDASWRARADALRTGTTATGERTKVLGYVHTDHGNRDLAAVKASVDNYLKPADGGDGRLHVDGIFFDVVSRDCGPGNATRDHYAELRRYVQDTMEAVAPGAADLVVNNPGTAIADCYLEPGHRTADVFVTFEDTYAAYAGGGWLGGNVFNALTGYRSGAELDPSGTAFWHLVHDVPDVAAMRTTLRTAFERGAGYAYATSTRMPNPWNAQPSWKYRPQTAYASGLG
- a CDS encoding TetR/AcrR family transcriptional regulator → MSTVRGARERARIEVTAAIKDEARRALAAEGAAKLSLRAVARELGMVSSALYRYFPSRDELLTALIVDAYDSVGAAAEAADVRSLTAGAAPRARWISVCEAVRTWALDHPHEYALIYGSPVPGYTAPADTIGPASRVGNAFIGIVRAAYEGRGVALPPLPAELRPEAVRMAGDFAEGLPPEVAAALVAAWAQLFGLISFELFGQFTRVVEDRATFFTHAADQLAHGVGLPAV
- a CDS encoding nitroreductase family deazaflavin-dependent oxidoreductase; translated protein: MNTPAPYYMQASPLGTRFNALLGKLARIGISLAGTAELSVRGRTSGQMQRIPVNPYTQDGTQYLVSARGHSQWVRNMRAAGGGELRVGRKVRAFTVSELTDPAEKAVVLRGYLKKWGWEVNRFFKGITVNSSESELQAAATDHPVFRITVAP
- a CDS encoding geranylgeranyl reductase family protein, coding for MAAAAGEAGEAGEVWDVVVVGAGPAGSSAAYAAATAGRRVLLLEKAELPRYKTCGGGIIGPSRDALPPGFVLPFKDRIHAVTFSLEGRFHRTRRSKQMLFGLINRPEFDAALVAEAEKAGATVRTGTAVSRVEQHGASVPDRRTVAVVLADGETVLARAVVGADGSASRIGAHVGVEMEQVDLGLEAEIPVPDTVAADWKGRVLIDWGPLPGSYGWVFPKGDTLTVGVISAKGEGAATKRYLDDFIARLGLSGFEPAVSSGHLTRCRKPGSPLSRGRVLVAGDAAGLLEPWTREGISFALRSGRLAGEWAVKISEAQDAVDARRQALNYAFAVKAGLGVEMGVGKRMLTVFEAKPRLLHAAITGFRPAWLAFARITRGSMTLADMVRMYPLARKGLHLLDARQARSRGRAGDQG
- a CDS encoding dipeptidase, which codes for MPSHPIAETVASLMPRAKQELSELVAFQSVADWAQFPQSESQAAANWVADALRTEGFEDVALLDTPDGTQSVYGFLPGPADAPTVLLYAHYDVQPPLDDAAWVSPAFELTERDGRWYGRGTADCKGGFILHLLALRALKANGGVPVNVKVIVEGSEEQGTGGLQQYASAHPQLLAADAVVIGDAGNFRTGLPTVTATLRGMCLLKVKIDTLGGNLHSGMFGGAAPDAMAALIQLLASLRAPDGSTTVDGLSSDAVWEGLQYPEADFRSDAKVLDGVELIGGGAIADRIWARPAVTVLAIDSPPLVGATPSVHASAGALVSLRVPPGVDTTDAIKLLEAHLVAHTPWKAHLELEVVGQGQPFQADTDSPAYASMAEAMAVAYPGQEMQISGMGGSIPLCNTLTSLYPEAEMLLIGLSEPEAQIHAVNESVSPEELERLSVTEALFLLNYAASKRA
- a CDS encoding MBL fold metallo-hydrolase, which translates into the protein MDLVEVIPERLHMLRFPIGQAYLWRDGGALTLIDAGHAGSAAAIEGAIRSLGLRPERLERIVLTHCHGDHTGGAGELAARWGAEVLAHVLDAPVIRGERPVPEPVLLDWELPLYTHALANLPEAPATRVDRELVDGEVLPFGDGAVVVHAPGHTPGSIGVHLPAHGVLFTGDCVAAVGQVMLGVFNVDRAGAVDTFRRLASLSPSVACFGHGDPLTSDTAAVLLAAAEAASADPTDVT
- a CDS encoding NUDIX hydrolase, which gives rise to MIVWINGTFSAGKSSTARELTGLLPDSTLFDPEFIGDALRVLLPRKRLAEVSDYQDLPSWRRLVVDTAAAMLGELGGVLVVPMTLLRQEYRDEIFGGLAARRIPVRHVLLAPEETILRERIATREEPGSAADVDLRVRQWAYDHIPVYQHALGWLTADAHVIDNGTLTVRETAERIAEAVRTDAARVCDIVQTPQPTRETVAAGVLLFDDEDRVLLVDPTYKAGWEFPGGVVEAGEAPACAGVREVEEELGLVLERLPELLVVDWEPPGPPAGYGGLRLLFDGGRLPAARAATLRLPGPELRAWRFVTEEEAAELLPRARYERLRWALRARDRGRAAYLEAGQPVP
- a CDS encoding LacI family DNA-binding transcriptional regulator; amino-acid sequence: MKDVAARAGVGLKTVSRVVNGEPGVTPDTEKRVQDAIDALGFRRNDSARVLRKGRTATVGLVLEDLSDPFYGPLNRAVEEVARAHGALLINGSSAEDPERERELALALCARRVDGLVVIPAGDDHRYLEPEIRAGVATVFVDRPAGRIDADVVLSDSFGGARDGVAHLIAGGHRRIGFIGDHPHIHTATERLRGYRAAMADAGLPVAESWISLGATAPERVSAAARSMLAGPAPVTALFAGNNRVTVTAVRVLAALPRPVALVGFDDFELADLLSPGITVIAQDAAALGRVATDRLFQRLAGADLAPARIELPTRLIPRGSGEIPPETTG
- a CDS encoding DUF6986 family protein; this translates as MGQQEKVATSLAGAVSEGISASLKPVDAELARHYPGDPGTRQPIHTVYVPGDVFAEDTIRSWGDQALAALDEHAPDAATFAKVLGISDELAVPVYDRVRAKLASEPIEDLRVDFEDGFGVRSDEEEDQAAARAARLVAEAFSNGTNAPYMGIRMKCMESNVRDRGIRTTDIFLSGLLAHGGLPEGLVLTLPKVTYPEQVTAFVKLLEAFETARGLRPGRIGFEIQIETSQSILASDGTAAVARMIEASKGRATGLHYGTFDYSACVGVSAAYQSSDHPAADHAKAIMQVAAAGTGVRVSDGSTNVLPIGTTEHVHEAWKLHYGLTRRALARAYYQGWDMHPAHLPTRYAAVFVFYREGLETAAARLKAYVAKIEGDVMDEPATAKALAGYLVRGLDCGAVGTEEVTALTGLTRAELDAFAIPRRSATLTATA